The Cuculus canorus isolate bCucCan1 chromosome 5, bCucCan1.pri, whole genome shotgun sequence DNA segment TGTACTGGTGCAAACATGATCAAAATGTGACTGTCACCAGCCCTGAAAGAGATAACAAAAAAGAGATTACTTGTTGCTGGCTGTCAGCAATATTACATTTACGAGGCTTCTTTGAGACTCTTGCTTGTCAGCCACCTGCTGAAGAGAGGGAGCATGCCCTGCAATGAAGCGGGGTCCTCTGATAAGTCTTTCTCAGATGGCAAATGCTTCCTCATTGCCTTGTTAAAGCCGTACCAGTCCAACGTAAGACCTGCGCAGGCCCCACCTCTTTGAAgccttcctttttcatttccagaaagagctgtttctttcaaaaattgTGTGAAGCAGTATCCACTCAGCAGGAGAATATGAAACGATTCAAAGCAATCCATAAGTATTGATGTCTAGCTAGCGTGTAAGGCACTAATGGAAGAAGGTGCAGATGTGTCAAGGTAGTTTGTGGCAAAGTTGGTGCCTTTTTTGAAACGCATCTTTTGTGTGGATTGATAAATAGCCTTGGCTTGCAAGCAAGTATaaatataaactggagagtATTAAGAAATGTGATACATGCAATGACAGTGCCTGTAGAAACTTGAAGCAAAGCCCAGCTGCTCTGAAGTGATTTCTGAAGGCTGTATGTTGAGACATTTGCTGTTTCAGTTTAAAGGCTTTGTAAGGAGAATGGACTGTAAAGAAAAGGTAATGGCTCACAGTAATGGACTTTCTGCAAGTACTGGAAGTCAGTCAGATGTCAATATCAGATCCCCTGGCTCTGAGGAGCTCTGGCTTTCATCTTCTGCTAAGCCTAGAGGACTGGAAGGACTACACTTGGGAACACCGCTAGAGCGGTTTCCACAAAGACTCTGTAGAGGCAAGGGGAGTTTCTTGAGGGCACTGCATTGAAGTGTAGGCAGCCACATGCATGTTGACAGAAATTATTGTAGCTGAGGTGGGTCTGCGAGAGAGGTGAACACTCATGTACCCAATTAACCTGATTTTTCAGTCTTAAGCAATATACTTGGCCTCAGAAAACTGAAAGTCCACCATATTGACTCTTGATCTTAGAGAAATGAAGGGGACTGTCTGAAAATCATCGACCCTGTGAGGTACGTGTAGCTGTGTGGTGAGGTATTGTAGCCCAGGGACTGGGCTATGAACAGGAAATTCGAGATTTCACAtccaaagggaaagaaagctAAGGATAAGAAAACATGGTATTGGTAAAGCTAGGCAGGTAATGCAATATGCATGGCCTATGCAATTACAATCAAGAGACTATTATGTTGAGTACTGTATAATCAAGTAATAGGAGACAATCAATCCTTAGCAATCTTACAAGATAAAAAGATAGAAGCATTATCCTTACTTTTCGTAAGGATAGAATACAAATGTTGGACAAAATAACTGTTCGGCAGGGCTTAGGAGCTGTGTGTGTTTTCATGAGTTGCAAGGTAGGCTGTTTGAGTGGAAGCAACACTTTCTCTCTaatcaaagcagaaatttaaaGCTCAAAACAGAATAGTCTTAGAAGTGAGAAACAAGTGGAGTTATAAAGAGCTCAAACAAGAAATCAAGTTTAATTGGTGCCATCAAGAGTGCCAAAAAGTGCATTTCATCTTCATCATCAATAGAGAATGAAAGAAACGTAAAAGGCAGTCTAAACCTATTCTAAAAATAATACTTGTTCAGGGTCTTTGTGATGTGTGACCACTGGATTTATTGTTTCCACaccttggctttctgggctctGAGATCTCAGTAATGAGGTGTTTACTGACATTCTGTTCAATTAGACCATTTGTCCTTGAGTAATAAATGTAATTCTGTTAAACTGATTTTGGTTTGGGATTGCTTTTCCCTACTGCCATAAGTCAGGTCATTGTAGACAGGACTGACAGCTCTAGCAAAAAATCCCATATCACTGTAGCTtgcaaaatacatcttttttttttaatctttaaaagagaggggaaaaatctgaaatcagaaagaaagaaaaaaaatgtctgttttacCAAACCCCTTCTTCTGAGACTTTTTCACGATGTACCCTAAAGATCAGGGGAATGCAGTGACTGGaatattttactgcatttaATGTTGACACAGCCATCATCCTTGCTTTGCCTCCATTCCCTTATCTATCTTGCAACTTGGCAGAAAAATTCAAACTAGTCCAAAACAGCAAGTTGCAAGTTCTCAGCTCAGTCACATGATTTCTCTgagcaaaatctgaaaaaacCCCCTCTGTTTTATTGTACATGAGCACATGTGTCTTAGAATTTTAGTAGTTTCGATGTACTGATGtatttttgaattttcttccttccagtttCAGGTCTTGCCTTCCTCACCTTCAGGCCTCTGTGGCGTCTGAAAGCATAGGTAAGTGGGGAtgaatgagaaaaggaagattcCGTTCTTGTGCTAAGACTAGGCTTGAGAAACTGAGGTTTCACTCTTTATCGGTTTCTCAAGTTATACCATAACATAACAAGGCTCGGATCCTTAAAATCTGCTAGCAGCAAAGTGGCTAACTCTTCACTGTCTCGCTGGGATTAGGCATTTCATTTTAGTGGAGCTCTATGGGCTTTGGGGATAAGGGCATTTCCCTTGCTTGTGCAGGTTGAAGACTCTGAGGTGATGCAGGTCCATTGAAACAAACTGTCAAATTATGGTCAGGTAAAAAACCTGATATATCTCCCCACCTAAAATAATCTCACTGGAGTCAACACTCGCAATTTCTCAGTTAGAGGTGCTGTTATTTTTGTCCCTACCTCCTCAGGTCAGCGGCACAGAAAATTCCTTGGGGTGAGACATTGCTTGCTTTTTGGCTATTTGCTACAGGGCTTCCTCTTCATATCACCCTACACAACTGGTGTCCAGACTAAGAGGCTTTCTCCTTTGGGAAAAATGCTAAATGAGGACTTTACTGGGAACCTACTGAAATTCATGGCCCATAGTGCTGAGaataatttatctttcttgTCATCAGTTTTACAATGCCACACGTGAAGAACTGGAATGTGGAAGGATGCTTACAGGCATTAACATTATAAATTTAACTAGTTTAGGCCTTGCTACTGCTTCTCTTCCTCTAAATCATAGAGCTGTCTTGCTAGATATAGTAAATATCACTGTGGCTCTGTAGCTCGTATGTATATCTGCTCTGATTcataaattacaaagaaaaaaactagaAGGAaggataaatataaatatgaattCATAAGAGCTGGCTTAAAAATATAAGAATTCGTCTGAATAATCATATTTCATGTAATAAGGTATGTACGTCAGTGATGGCTGTGCTGCTAAGAAGGTAATTAACACTCATCAGGGACCTTTTCCAATGACTGTATCAATCACATTTTTGGCCTTTGCAGTTAAAGACATTCTTAGTGATCGGGGATGTAAAAACTATTTGTAGGGACGATACTTGCCTCAGCAAAGGAGGAGTGGAGATGGGAGGAACCATGTCACTTCCCACAGGTGTAGTATGTGTGACCATTGGCAGTCTTGAGGAACTCCCAtctggcagaaagcagagtGAACTTCTCTGCAACACGATGCTGCAGaagcgtggagaagagaaagctcaggtGACTTCAAACAGCAGCCATCCAAAATCTACAAGGAGGTTATCAGGAAGACAGCCAGGCTCTTCACACTGGTGCATTAAAGGCAAAGATTTTGTCTAAGCAAATCTTGTAGGGTTAAAAACTGTATGGGAACCACTGATGGATGGGCACCAATTGACCCTCCTGGCCACCTCTGTTGCAGATGGACACTTTAGTCTTGATCTCTCTGGAATTCTAACCTGTATAGCTATCTGCAAATCAAATCACACTTCTcaagttttcagaaaactttGTCCCAGTGTTACATGACACTAAAATGACATTGGTATCCTGTTTCTTTTGTGACTCCTATAAATTCTTACctactttttcttccccatcagAAGTTTGTGGGGCTTTGGCTTTCTGGGGATCTGAGGACAGTTATAAAATCTATTATAAATTTATTTGCACTTTGAAACCTAAATTGAAAACCtgttcattaaaattattttagtgtggggaaatgtaattttatctattttaaaacGATGAAGATGTTATTGGCAAGAAACGTATTTATCTGCTTTTGCAGTTACAGCTCAACATCGGTGTAGTTTGACATGAAAATGATTAGTAGCTATTCATTAGCAATGGAATATTTATACCCTTAACTACTATTTTAAAGGATTAGAGTATATTGCTCAGACTTAGACAAATTCTCATTACACATAGTGGATCTACACATAATGGTACGTCCTCTTCAGTAACATCATAGAGGATTTGATTCAGCAGAGCCCTTAAGAACACTCCTGAGGTCAAGTTTCTTCTCAGGCTCATTGCTTCATTTAGAAAGAACATACAGAAGAATTAAGATAGACTGAGAAGTGATAATTGTGGCTTTGTATGGGGGCCAGCTCTTGGATTCAAGTTTTATAAAAGATCCCACACtgaaagtgaagaaatattgCAATAGAAGCTTTCTCaagtgaggagagaaaaaaaaagatactattttctgcagaataaaaatctaaagccagcaaaggaaaagggCAAGACTGAGTGTGAGAGAAAGTGCATCTAGTACACAGGCAACAAAGTCTTCCATTTCATGAGAATTCAAGTTATTACTTTTAGCTTCAGCTAAACAAATACTCTCAATGACTAAAGAAGCTTTGCAGTACagtcaaaagaaaataccaaaGAGAAACAATGTGAGAGAGGAGGTGGGATGAATGACAGGCAattaaaggaagacagaaatgcTAAAGCTGTTTTAtaacaatgaattttttttagaagaacatGGAGGAAAGATtgtgaaaacaatgaaaacctTTAGATAATGTTGATATAAGACCACATAGACAGGAACATGCCAAGATTTAATGCCTATGCATCTTCATGTCTGGCTCATGGTGATTAGAAGCTGGTGCTTACTTTCAGGGCTGTTGTTAGACTCAAGGTACTCTTAGTGTTGCCTTAGCTCTTTTCTAATAGGTGACATAGATCTCTAAGGCTGGAAACTGAACTTCTGCATGTGGGTTACAGACTTAGAAAACATGGCACTAAGGTTCCTTGTATCTATTGATTTTAGGAGGGATGTTAGAGTCTAACAAACCTGCAAGTGAAACTGTGCAGGACTTGAAAACAGCATTGCTGAAAACAAATCCTTAAACTTACcagtggcagaggaagaagaagaacaCTACAGGGCTCAAGTGTATCATGAGCAAACCCAAAGTTTCCTCGAACATACAGTATGTTACCACATATATGATGAAGAAATTACAGACAACACGAAAGGGAAACGCCtgaaaaatacttgcttttcaAATACACTGTTTTCCAGGAGACAAGCTTCCATTCTAGAAATGTGGCCTGGCATTCTTTGCATCAGAatttaaatctttaaatttGTCtagatgaaaatacatttaattagAATTGGCTTTAGTTATGGACGTCTCTGACCAACTCCCTGTAGTTACTGAGAATTTCACACATGCAGTTGCTCTGATCTGCGTAGTCCCCACCTTTCCTGGTACTACTTTTTGTACAGTGGGTTTGAACAACTCAGTGTTCATATTAAAACACTCTGCTGTTCAGCAGTAGAAAGGGGAGGAAAGTGTTCATTGACAAGAATAATTAATAGAAAGAAAGCCCTGAAGGGAGTGTCTTCCATGGAAAAACTGGAAGGACCACATCTGCACAATTTAAGCAACAATTAAGGAGTGCTATTGTAATAAGCTGTAAGGATTACAATATTGTAAACAGGAATGGGAGAAGGATGTcaattagcattttaaaattaaaaaaggggaaattaATCTAAGTAGCTCTATAATAATGCTTTGTGATAGATGTTGGAGTGGAAatcctttttaaataaaaagactgtAAAGAGGAGGGAATAGTTTGATAAATTTCTTAGTTTGGGACAAGAAGCTAGAAACTCTTGAATTGGAAGCTACCAATGTCTTGTTCTGGTTTAACCTAGAAATTTTATCTATTTCTAGACTtccaaaaagtttaaaagaaattaaccTGTGTCAATGAAAATTattggattttcctttttttttgttagctttaATTTGGAGTGAGAAAACTATCGTCACCtctcaaaaaatacatttgatcTTCACGATTTCATAACACTTGCATACTGTTGCTCCTAGTGAATCGTATCCTAGATCCCTGGTATTGTTTTTGTATTCTCATCTGTTTTAATATGTGATTTGATATGCCTCACTCTAATCTCTTGCAGCTCCCTTTGTTTTTCCCTGATCAGTGTTCTGTGTCAtgtacattttgttttcagttttcattcattaaaatgacatttctcaTCTTCTGCTTCACTGCACTGTTGAGGACTTGCCACTTATTTTCCTCACCCTCTCTGTTCTAACTCATggcaaatgaaataattaatcaAAGCAAAAATCCTCCTACAGGTATCTACAAACCCTGCATACTGAATTTGACTACTGCAACATCAAAAGTGAGGTTTTGGGGAAACACGGCAATACCTTGGCATTTTTAGAACCCTTAAGAGAAAATTTGACATTTATGTCTTTGGGAAAAGGTGTTTTGAGGCAAATTCTCAGCCGCTGGAGTGGAGGGGTCTATGACCCTTTTCTTTGGCTGAAGATCTGTTGTTTTCCGTTTATGGACTCACTTGTTAAAGTATCAGATGCTGCTCCCTGTCAGAAATGTCCTACAGAATATAAGTGCTCTAAGGAGTGCCATGGCAGACACACCTATCACTCATTTCACTTGAGTCAAAATATATCATCTTCTTCTGAACAAATTATTATTGATTTACTTTCCCACCCTCTACTATGTCTATTTTTAACCAGGTTCAACCTCCAAAAACCTCAGTGACTATTGAATCTGTATTTGGGCCAAACATTGTCTGGTGGCACAACAGAGCTCTTTTAAAGTCACAGTGAAAACAGTGCATCTGGACACACCGagtgaagaaaaatgagtaCTCAGTTTTAATTATCTCCAATGGCTTACTCCAAAAATCTTCTCCATGATGGGATGGGAATACTGAAGgtaagtaaaaaattaaaacatcactgcaaagaaaatgtcaatCTCTTGTGAAAACATCTAGTGTCTTTCTAGTCTTATGCCTCTCTCTGTGGTTTCCTCAAGAAATCAAAACGGAATACGTCAAAAAAGtaggaatattttattataatatttcaaaattcttcTTGTTTTAAACATTAAGCCAAATCATAGTTAAACTTGTAAACCTgagaatatttttgtgaattatttaaactttgtttttctcatgtTCATAGTAAATTTGCAATTTTATGGTTAGTTTTTATGGTTGAGGAGATATTAAAATTGAATTTGAATATCTTTTGCAGCCATTTTGATAGATTTAGTTGAAAATTTAGTTTAGTTACATATTGTTCTGTAACAgaattaattacagaaaaaagtgAGAAGATTGTAGGCTATTGTACAAGGAAAACCCAGTACTAATTGGCTGGAAAGGCTGGTTTTGATCTACATATTAGTGCATATAAACCGAGAAAAAGAGTCAAGTGAAATGTAGAAGTGGACTTTGAAACTGTGTTAGTATGAAAGAACATAACACAACAGGATATTAAATAATGAGATATATAGTATCTAGCAGAAACCTAATTTTGTGTAATTGCCAAAATAGGGGTTTAGTGTCAAATAATGAATGTTATAAAAAATTAAGCTGATACTGTGTTCCAGTTCATAAAAGTCACCCTTTATTGTGccatattttacatattttcttagGTGAGATAACAGTTAATTTTCACTTGCATAGATATCTTTGTATTCATTGACCAGAGAAATTAATGTCTTGCCTTAGAGATTGTCTTCATCTCATTAAATTGAATGAGTCAACAATGAGTCTTTTTTGCATCTGTTTTCTATCTTAGTATTTTGAAGGGGaaataacaactttttttttatctccatttCTATTTACTGCAGGTCAGATTCTTGTGTTTTTTATGGACTTCATCGAATTATTTGTGGTATGACCTGCCACTCACACTCACTGTGAGCCAGTATGGGAGCATAAAGCACAAGGTGTGTTATAGCTTTTGTACTGAAATAAGTTTTGCTTtagagctgtgctgtgccttACCTGTGTGATATTATTAGCTACCATTGTTCTTCACAGTGCTGCTACAGATCTCGGAGGTATCATAGGAACTGGATGCCAGTCttcaaaacagaacagcaaGTACTTGCACACATCAATAATGGtcaaatttctattttatcCATGAAGAATAAGGAAAGTAGTGGGAATTATTGATGACAAATGCATTGAATCTTGATTTAAGATACTTATGTGGGAAATGAGCATTTCTGTATTCCTGGTTCTTAGTTAATTGCCATATGACTGATGTcagaaaatcagcagaaaagaaagaaattttttaataGGTATTGAATAGTAGGGCATTATTTTAGCTTTATAAAGACCTAATTTAGACTACTGCAGTGATCTTGCTTATTACTACCACACATTGCACTAAGTAAGTCTTCCTCCATGCACGACTTGGTAAAAGTCAGTATTTCAAGTATAGTGTAAGTGTTCAATGAATACAACTTAAAAGAATTACTACATATTTATTGCTGTATTCTGTCTGTTACCAAGTAGGAATACTGAAGCCAGGAAGGAAATCCACAGTATTTCCCTTTGTCTCCTCTTTcgtttttctcttctcctttgctctttctcttttgctgctgTCCAAGTTGTACACTTTTTAGTGGTGAAATagtaggaaaaaggaaactatGGAGGCAATGTAAAAACTACAAGTAAAACTAGGGTTTTGCAGAGCCAAACATAAAATTCCCATAGGCTAGACTTTCCTAAGCTTTTGAAAGATATCTTCATTAGAAATACCAAGCTCTATATGAAAAAGGACAACTGTGGAAGTTAACAGTCCTAGACCCGAAAAATTGCATCAAATACGTGTCATGGAGTGGAAGGTTAAGCCACAAGCTTTTAAGTAGTTTTCAATATTCTTTTCAGTGTGCAGAGCCCTGCCTAGGGAATTCAAGCCtgtggaaaaacattttgttttccttgtttgcttttcacaggCTGATGAGAAGCAGTCCTTACACACCCATGCGCTGCAGACTGAGAACCAGTGCTCTGGAGCTTACTGAGAAAGAGAGACTCCTTTAGAAAGCAATCTAGGAGCTTTACTCATTAACTTTTGTTGGACTGATGCCACCCAGAGCAATCTGTCCAGTGTAtgttttaaagaaggaaaataaaaaccccaaaaagtaTCTCCACTGGTGTCTTTTATTAAGTAATGCAAAATACAGTATTAATTATGACACTGCATGCATTTTAGACAATATAAATGCAAGCCTACAGAAAATGTGACAAGGAAACCCTCAATTACTTTTGAGGTAGTATACaaggaaaaataggaaagcagaaacacagtggattaaaagaacaaaatattagtATCACTTTGTGCATACATTACtcataaatacatttgtatGAAATAGCTTAAGTTGCAACTTCATTCTTGTCAAAAAATATACTTCAAATTCActattcttgtttgttttgttttcacatgaCATTTTATGGTGCTTTATCAGGTGGATATATTTTTTGTCGCTGCTGTCATGATTTTACCCTTTTCCTCCAAGAGTTTAGGCACAGATGGCCTcatgcacaaaaataaataagaaaccTGCTTGAAGGGAAAAGAATTCTGTTCAGATAGCTTAGGATAGTCtaataaatacaattttgtttataaaaatattttgggtttatAAAAGAGGGGAGGAGACGATCTCCCACATGGAAAGGATGTTAAGTGAAAAGTGCtgtataatatttttaaagagactttgttttaaacatatAGTACCattatgaatatatattttataataatcCTGTTTCTTAGAACCTTAATGTTCACTAGAAGTAACAAATactgtttgcttccttttgttCGTTGTCTTATTGCCATTTTGAAAGATGCCTAGTTCAGAAGGGTTCCATATAATTGTGCTTTTGTAAGGCTGTCCTTCCGACTcaaaccagtgctcccagtccgTTGAAACGGCTGCTGTTTGCTGTGAATACCCGAATGGCTTCCTTGCTCCATGGAAGACTGGTGGATTTCTGAAGTCTCCATTGAACTCTGATTGAGGGATTCTGCTGAGCTGTTGGGGCTCACGTCCACATACTCTCTCTTTAACACTGGGCTATTTTCAATGTGTTTCGTACTGCATAACTGGACAGTgatcctttcatttttttggtCTCTtgattcttttgttttgtaagtgggcaatttttcctgtttacagCTAGTGCTGATGTCAATATTCAGACCACTGTCTGTTCTTAGGAAGCAAGAATCCACAAGTCTGCTTTGGCAGATATCGTCTCCCTCTGAGCAGCTGTCTGCTTTGTAACTAGCATAGATGGGACTTGTTCGACTGTCTCCCTTCTTAATAGGGCTGCTGTAGTACTGCTCTGAAAAACTACAAGGTGACAGCCTGCCAGTGTTCCTGTAAGAGTACGCACCAATGTCCTCCACGCTCAGTTGCCTCCATCGCCCAGGCAAGTCTTCTTCTGAAAGGTGGGTGCTCCTGCACTCATTCCTCATTTTCTGATTTGCTAAAGCCTGCTGTGGTGTTATGGCTGAGAAATGAAAAGGTTCATTTGCATAAGGAGGCAGACTTCTAGTAAAAGTGGGCGAATTCTCATTGTCATCGGCAAGCTCCATGTGCTGTGCTGGTTTGGACTTGGCAAACCTAGGACTTCCCTGATGCTCGTAACCTGCAGGTGactttctttcaaacagttcATCTCGGTTGCTCATGTAGATTGCTTGCTGCGAGGCAGTCAGAGTGTTTGCTTGGGCATTCTCCTTCTCTTCGGATGTGACACTGAAGCTGGAATAGGAGCTGGAGGTTGGAAGAGAAGTAATGTACTCTGGGAAGGCTTCATGAGAGAAGCTGGAATGGAAACCGTCTTCTTCAACCGTGCTGTCTGTAGAGTTCTGGGACCGCAGGAACCCTGTATCTTTCACTTGTGTGTCCACACTctgcctcctttccctcctcctctcctctgggCAGTAAAGGGCAGTGTCACTGCAATAGATGTCCGACTTGTACTGGGGTCTTTGTCCAGGTTTTCCAGCAGAGTCCTGAAAATTCAGATCCCTTGTAGACGGACTTGACAAGTGTGAAGACAAGCTGTTTGGATCCGGTTTTTCCAGTACTTTGGCAATGACGCAAGTGGGTATGGTATCAGCATAAGATGTGTGGCACAAAGGGACAGAAAGGCTACACCCGTGTTTTTCCAGATGGATGCTGATTCTTTCCTGAAAGTCAGATGGCAACTGTAACATAAAGAAATGGCAAAGGggacaggagaaaaatgtgcatGTCAATACGGGTGTCTTCTTGGGCTTATGAACACTGATAGATGGGTACTGTTTATGACATTACATAGCTCACTATATAAGGTTCTTTAACTAATATGATGGCCACAATCTTTGTGCATTTCTGGAAACAAGTGTAACCAAATGACTctcattttttaacatttggaaATTTTAATCTGCTTCCACTCATGGAAAACAGtgtgaaactgaaatatttccttctacGTTAATTCAGGTAGGATAGGAATGATGTAAAGAATGTAGCAAACAATGATCTTAAATGACATGTCAGGAATTGCAGCCCACAGCAACACTTCCCAGaatgcatgcatgtgtgtgatTTGTGGTTAGAGGTGGTGGAGCAGAATTTGTGGAGGTCTCTGCTGGGGTAAGGAGAGAGATCAGatctattttgcttttcttctgctctcttctAATCTGTTGTGCCTCGAACATGGTGCCAAATTCACTCCCACCCTTTAGCATTACATCTGCTAAACTTAAAGCAATGGTACTGGCTGCTGTGACAGGAGTGCTGCGTTGCTGAGGAGAAGCAGATCAAACTGACCGCCTTGACCCAGCACTTGCGCACTACTTGTCAGATCACCAATCCATATAAATCTCAACATGTTCctctcttccagcagctgctaGCTGACTGCTTTTCTAGTTTCTTACTACACTGAGAGAAATAAGAGCTAAGACCTGAATCTACACTATGATTCCTGTGGAAGACAATTCAGAATTAGTAAGTCTGTTATGCATCATAAATCATATAGTTTTTGGAGAAAGTCAGGATTAGCTCAGTGGATGGTGGTTCCACCTGATATTCTGGCATGTGTACCGGAAGTGACTGAGAGCCTGCATTCCTTTTTGTGTCTCAAAAGCCTGGTGGGTAATGCCTAGGCAGGTACTGCTAAGCACGCTTGCCGGTGCAATTTTATCTGCTTTGTGCATTTCAGTTCTCTATCAATGATCAGCGAGGAATATGAGGGAATGCTGCCTGATGTCTGTCTCTCAATATTTCTTGCCAGAAATCAAAAGCACTCATGTTTGAactaagttttcattttgaatgtgATAGGTCCTTTGATATCCATGTTGATTTACACTACTTAGGAATTTAGCTCTTGAATATTTGGCTGAACTCTGATTTACTCAACACTTTCCATTTATAACTAGAAATCAGGTTCCTCTTTACCAAATATTCAGCAGTCACCCTTGTAGCTCTAATGATCGCACTCCCTCTAGAGTTGTTTCTCTAGAGGAGAGGACACTACACATACTGAACTGGTGTCCTGCCTTTATTTTAGGCAAGAGAAATTTAAGGGTCTTGCTCTTTGTAATGAACACACATCTTGTTATATATGGAACTCCTCTTTTAGCTTCACTGGAAAGTTTTTAAAGTTGGTTTAATCCCTCAGACTCAATGTATTCAAAACATGGCATGTTGTGGAATGGAATTCTTCTTAATGTGGGGTAGGATGGGTGTTTTTTCAACCAACAGACCTTCCAGGGTATTTTGGATTAATCATTATGTTGTCAATTATCTCATGTATCTTCCATTGGAAATAAAGAGTCCGATATTGCCAATCTGCTAGCAGACAGCAATATCAGTCGTTGTATGTACAGATGAAGCAAAGCTTGAATAAACAGGTTGTAAAATAGGGCTGCTGTAAATTGCcacagaaataaggaaaagaaatacagtttatttgACATGAAACTGCTG contains these protein-coding regions:
- the BEGAIN gene encoding brain-enriched guanylate kinase-associated protein isoform X8 — encoded protein: MIQNNYLALQRINQDLEDKLYRMGQHYEEEKRALSHEIIALNNHLIEAKVTIDKLSEDNELYRKDCNLAAQLLQCSKNYDRAHKLSELPSDFQERISIHLEKHGCSLSVPLCHTSYADTIPTCVIAKVLEKPDPNSLSSHLSSPSTRDLNFQDSAGKPGQRPQYKSDIYCSDTALYCPEERRRERRQSVDTQVKDTGFLRSQNSTDSTVEEDGFHSSFSHEAFPEYITSLPTSSSYSSFSVTSEEKENAQANTLTASQQAIYMSNRDELFERKSPAGYEHQGSPRFAKSKPAQHMELADDNENSPTFTRSLPPYANEPFHFSAITPQQALANQKMRNECRSTHLSEEDLPGRWRQLSVEDIGAYSYRNTGRLSPCSFSEQYYSSPIKKGDSRTSPIYASYKADSCSEGDDICQSRLVDSCFLRTDSGLNIDISTSCKQEKLPTYKTKESRDQKNERITVQLCSTKHIENSPVLKREYVDVSPNSSAESLNQSSMETSEIHQSSMEQGSHSGIHSKQQPFQRTGSTGLSRKDSLTKAQLYGTLLN
- the BEGAIN gene encoding brain-enriched guanylate kinase-associated protein isoform X5, whose product is MPTVQRASAAEMEKIRIRNSWVPTCLWQPRILQGRLAKSSPTLWDSTLQEQKGELRKRLSYTAHKLEMLETEFDSTRQYLEIELRRAQEELEKVTEKLRRQVITPVKTYHIGSPKYFTRIQNNYLALQRINQDLEDKLYRMGQHYEEEKRALSHEIIALNNHLIEAKVTIDKLSEDNELYRKDCNLAAQLLQCSKNYDRAHKLSELPSDFQERISIHLEKHGCSLSVPLCHTSYADTIPTCVIAKVLEKPDPNSLSSHLSSPSTRDLNFQDSAGKPGQRPQYKSDIYCSDTALYCPEERRRERRQSVDTQVKDTGFLRSQNSTDSTVEEDGFHSSFSHEAFPEYITSLPTSSSYSSFSVTSEEKENAQANTLTASQQAIYMSNRDELFERKSPAGYEHQGSPRFAKSKPAQHMELADDNENSPTFTRSLPPYANEPFHFSAITPQQALANQKMRNECRSTHLSEEDLPGRWRQLSVEDIGAYSYRNTGRLSPCSFSEQYYSSPIKKGDSRTSPIYASYKADSCSEGDDICQSRLVDSCFLRTDSGLNIDISTSCKQEKLPTYKTKESRDQKNERITVQLCSTKHIENSPVLKREYVDVSPNSSAESLNQSSMETSEIHQSSMEQGSHSGIHSKQQPFQRTGSTGLSRKDSLTKAQLYGTLLN